From one Gossypium hirsutum isolate 1008001.06 chromosome D08, Gossypium_hirsutum_v2.1, whole genome shotgun sequence genomic stretch:
- the LOC107917816 gene encoding short-chain dehydrogenase TIC 32, chloroplastic, which yields MWLFSRKGASGFSASSTAEEVTQGIDGTGLTAVVTGASSGIGTETARVLALRGVHVVMAVKNMTTGREVKETIAKRNPNAKIDAMELDLSSLASVRKFAADFISSGLPLNILINNAGIMATPFMLSKDGIELQLATNHVGHFLLTHLLLETMKKTAQGRTEGRIVNVSSRRHKFSYPEGIRFDKINDQSGYNSLSAYGQSKLANVLHANELARRLKEDEVAITANSLHPGAIATNLFRHSNLINGLVGLVGKYVIKNVEQGAATTCYVALHPQVTGKTGLYFADSNVAETSLQANDNALARKLWDFTFTLINNCPNNT from the exons ATGTGGTTGTTTAGCAGGAAAGGGGCGTCTGGGTTTTCAGCTTCTTCTACAGCTGAAGAAGTTACACAAGGGATTGACGGCACTGGTCTAACCGCCGTCGTCACAG GGGCATCAAGTGGTATTGGCACTGAAACCGCACGAGTTCTTGCACTGCGCGGTGTCCATGTAGTTATGGCGGTCAAAAATATGACTACTGGGAGGGAAGTTAAAGAAACAATAGCTAAGAGAAATCCCAATGCCAAAATTGATGCAATGGAATTAGATCTGAGTTCATTGGCATCAGTGAGGAAATTTGCTGCTGATTTCATATCCTCTGGTCTTCCACTCAACATCCTCAT TAACAATGCAGGAATCATGGCTACACCCTTCATGCTTTCAAAAGATGGCATAGAATTACAGCTCGCCACAAACCACGTGG GACACTTCCTCCTAACACATCTATTGCTGGAAACCATGAAGAAAACAGCACAAGGAAGGACAGAAGGAAGAATTGTAAATGTCTCGTCCCGTCGTCACAAATTCTCATATCCAGAAGGTATTCGATTTGACAAAATCAATGATCAATCAGG GTACAACAGCTTATCTGCATATGGCCAGTCAAAGCTTGCCAATGTCTTGCATGCTAATGAACTTGCAAGACGTTTAAAG GAAGATGAAGTGGCCATAACTGCAAATTCGCTTCACCCAGGTGCCATTGCAACCAACCTTTTTCGACATTCCAACCTTATCAATG GTCTTGTTGGTCTTGTTGGTAAATATGTCATTAAAAATGTGGAGCAG GGCGCAGCAACCACATGCTATGTGGCATTGCATCCACAAGTTACGGGGAAGACTGGCCTCTATTTTGCAGACAGTAATGTAGCTGAAACTAGCTTACAAGCTAATGATAATGCCTTGGCAAGGAAACTCTGGGATTTTACTTTCACTTTGATCAACAACTGTCCTAACAACACTTGA
- the LOC107917823 gene encoding BAHD acyltransferase DCR isoform X1 has translation MQPPTTSSSVYVSISSSISDSGKKEEMSKVKIISTSHVKPGKMIGRKECQLVTFDLPYLAFHYNQKLLFYKCGEFEEKVEKLKDGLRVVLEEFYQLAGKLGKDEDGVFRVEYDDDMDGVEVVEATAMEIGIEELAAEDGTASFKDLIPYNGVLNLEGLHRPLLSVQVTKLKDGVAMGCAFNHAILDGTSTWHFMSSWAQICSGSNSVSVSPFLERTKVRNTRVKLDLSLPPNPVNGDANQGPQLREKLFRFSEAAIDKIKSKVNSTPPSDSSKPFSTFQSLAYHVWHHVTLARELKPQDYTVFTLFADCRKRVDPPMPESYFGNLIHAIFTVTAAGLLSANPPQFGASLVQKAIEAHNAKAIEERNKEWEAAPKIFEYKDAGVNCVAVGSSPRFKVYDVDFGWGKPEGVRSGSNNRFDGMVYLYQGKSGGRSIDVEIALEAGALEKLEKDKEFVLEV, from the exons ATGCAACCCCCAACTACATCATCAAGTGTTTATGTTTCTATCTCATCTTCTATAA GTGATTCAGGGAAGAAGGAAGAGATGTCAAAGGTGAAAATCATCAGCACAAGTCATGTGAAGCCTGGAAAGATGATAGGAAGAAAAGAATGTCAATTGGTTACTTTTGATCTCCCATATTTGGCATTCCATTATAACCAGAAGCTGTTGTTTTACAAGTGTGGGGAGTTTGAGGAGAAGGTGGAAAAACTCAAGGATGGGCTGAGAGTGGTTTTGGAGGAGTTTTATCAGCTAGCAGGCAAGCTTGGTAAAGATGAGGATGGGGTTTTCAGGGTGGAATACGACGACGATATGGACGGTGTCGAGGTGGTGGAAGCCACCGCCATGGAGATCGGCATCGAGGAACTGGCGGCTGAAGACGGCACTGCCTCTTTCAAGGACTTGATACCCTACAATGGTGTTCTGAACTTGGAGGGCCTTCACAGACCTCTCTTGTCTGTGCAG GTAACCAAGTTGAAAGACGGAGTGGCAATGGGGTGCGCATTCAACCACGCCATCCTTGATGGAACTTCCACTTGGCATTTCATGAGCTCATGGGCCCAAATCTGTAGCGGGTCCAACTCCGTCTCAGTCTCGCCGTTTCTCGAGCGGACCAAAGTCCGAAACACCCGCGTGAAGCTGGATCTCTCGCTCCCACCTAACCCTGTCAACGGTGACGCCAACCAAGGCCCCCAGCTGAGGGAGAAACTCTTCAGGTTTTCTGAAGCTGCCATCGACAAGATCAAGTCAAAAGTCAACTCTACCCCACCATCCGACTCCTCTAAACCATTCTCAACTTTCCAATCTCTAGCTTATCACGTTTGGCACCACGTAACCCTAGCACGTGAACTCAAACCTCAAGATTACACAGTTTTCACTCTCTTCGCTGATTGTCGTAAAAGGGTTGATCCACCCATGCCGGAAAGTTACTTCGGAAACCTGATTCATGCCATCTTCACCGTCACGGCAGCCGGGTTATTGTCGGCTAATCCACCGCAATTCGGTGCATCGTTGGTACAAAAAGCTATAGAAGCGCACAACGCGAAGGCCATCGAAGAACGAAACAAGGAGTGGGAAGCAGCACCGAAGATATTCGAGTACAAGGATGCTGGTGTGAACTGCGTGGCGGTGGGGAGCTCTCCCAGGTTCAAGGTATACGATGTGGATTTCGGGTGGGGAAAACCGGAAGGGGTGAGGAGCGGATCCAACAACAGGTTTGATGGGATGGTGTATTTGTATCAAGGGAAGAGTGGTGGACGGAGCATTGACGTGGAGATCGCCTTGGAAGCTGGAGCACTGGAGAAGCTGGAGAAAGATAAGGAGTTTGTGTTGGAAGTTTAG
- the LOC107917823 gene encoding BAHD acyltransferase DCR isoform X2, which yields MGHNCSALTGDSGKKEEMSKVKIISTSHVKPGKMIGRKECQLVTFDLPYLAFHYNQKLLFYKCGEFEEKVEKLKDGLRVVLEEFYQLAGKLGKDEDGVFRVEYDDDMDGVEVVEATAMEIGIEELAAEDGTASFKDLIPYNGVLNLEGLHRPLLSVQVTKLKDGVAMGCAFNHAILDGTSTWHFMSSWAQICSGSNSVSVSPFLERTKVRNTRVKLDLSLPPNPVNGDANQGPQLREKLFRFSEAAIDKIKSKVNSTPPSDSSKPFSTFQSLAYHVWHHVTLARELKPQDYTVFTLFADCRKRVDPPMPESYFGNLIHAIFTVTAAGLLSANPPQFGASLVQKAIEAHNAKAIEERNKEWEAAPKIFEYKDAGVNCVAVGSSPRFKVYDVDFGWGKPEGVRSGSNNRFDGMVYLYQGKSGGRSIDVEIALEAGALEKLEKDKEFVLEV from the exons ATGGGTCACAACTGCTCTGCTCTCACAG GTGATTCAGGGAAGAAGGAAGAGATGTCAAAGGTGAAAATCATCAGCACAAGTCATGTGAAGCCTGGAAAGATGATAGGAAGAAAAGAATGTCAATTGGTTACTTTTGATCTCCCATATTTGGCATTCCATTATAACCAGAAGCTGTTGTTTTACAAGTGTGGGGAGTTTGAGGAGAAGGTGGAAAAACTCAAGGATGGGCTGAGAGTGGTTTTGGAGGAGTTTTATCAGCTAGCAGGCAAGCTTGGTAAAGATGAGGATGGGGTTTTCAGGGTGGAATACGACGACGATATGGACGGTGTCGAGGTGGTGGAAGCCACCGCCATGGAGATCGGCATCGAGGAACTGGCGGCTGAAGACGGCACTGCCTCTTTCAAGGACTTGATACCCTACAATGGTGTTCTGAACTTGGAGGGCCTTCACAGACCTCTCTTGTCTGTGCAG GTAACCAAGTTGAAAGACGGAGTGGCAATGGGGTGCGCATTCAACCACGCCATCCTTGATGGAACTTCCACTTGGCATTTCATGAGCTCATGGGCCCAAATCTGTAGCGGGTCCAACTCCGTCTCAGTCTCGCCGTTTCTCGAGCGGACCAAAGTCCGAAACACCCGCGTGAAGCTGGATCTCTCGCTCCCACCTAACCCTGTCAACGGTGACGCCAACCAAGGCCCCCAGCTGAGGGAGAAACTCTTCAGGTTTTCTGAAGCTGCCATCGACAAGATCAAGTCAAAAGTCAACTCTACCCCACCATCCGACTCCTCTAAACCATTCTCAACTTTCCAATCTCTAGCTTATCACGTTTGGCACCACGTAACCCTAGCACGTGAACTCAAACCTCAAGATTACACAGTTTTCACTCTCTTCGCTGATTGTCGTAAAAGGGTTGATCCACCCATGCCGGAAAGTTACTTCGGAAACCTGATTCATGCCATCTTCACCGTCACGGCAGCCGGGTTATTGTCGGCTAATCCACCGCAATTCGGTGCATCGTTGGTACAAAAAGCTATAGAAGCGCACAACGCGAAGGCCATCGAAGAACGAAACAAGGAGTGGGAAGCAGCACCGAAGATATTCGAGTACAAGGATGCTGGTGTGAACTGCGTGGCGGTGGGGAGCTCTCCCAGGTTCAAGGTATACGATGTGGATTTCGGGTGGGGAAAACCGGAAGGGGTGAGGAGCGGATCCAACAACAGGTTTGATGGGATGGTGTATTTGTATCAAGGGAAGAGTGGTGGACGGAGCATTGACGTGGAGATCGCCTTGGAAGCTGGAGCACTGGAGAAGCTGGAGAAAGATAAGGAGTTTGTGTTGGAAGTTTAG